DNA sequence from the Litoribacterium kuwaitense genome:
GCTTCATACCGGCACGTTGCAAGATCGCCTTCAGTATTACCGCGATACGAAGCCGCATATGACTTTTTATGAATGATGAACGTTGGGATGAATGTGTGGAATAGAGAGGAAGACGACATACGAGACAAGACCGAAAAAGTCATTTTTTAGTGTTGCGTACACATTTTGACCAACAACTTTCGAACAATTCCATTCTTTAAAGTGGCTTAAAACCGCTTGTTTGTCTAGGGGCGACGGTGAGCAGATCGTCAGCTTTTGACATGTTGAGAGAGGTGAAGGGGCTTTCTACCCTCAGTATGCTTGAAACAGCTTGTCAGCTTAGGTGAGAAGGCGCGCGCATACTATGGCATAGGGCGCCGGTTCATGAGTCAACGAGAGAAGCTACAGGCGATGCGTTGAACGTCTACACCATCAGTTAGGCTAAAAACCGTTTGTCATCCTAAGCGAGAAGGCACGCGCAGATTCTCATGGAACGCCCGTTCATGAGAGAATGAAAAGACAGCACGAGCAAATTCCATATTTTTGTATTGCGACAACACGCTACAAGGGCTATGCTTGGGGCAACATCTTTATTAGAAAGAGGCTATCTTCATGCGTTCTCTGCGTAGTCGTTTTGAACAATGGGCGATTTGGAAGACGTACGGATGGACAGCGACGCTCCTGCTCATTCTTGAATTTTGCATCACATTTACGTTTTTTATGTTTGTTCCTTTTATTTCAATGTATATGACAGGTGGACTTGGCTTGTCCATTACGTTTGCAGGAGTTTTACTTGCTGTTCGTTTAATCGCGCAGCAAGGTCTCATGCTGTTTGGCGGATTTTTCGGTGATCGTTTCGGGTATCGAAAGATGATGATTATCGGCTTTTTATGCCGCGGTGTCGGATTTGCTGGTCTTGGGCTCGTGACCACGCCGGCATGGCTCCTCATCATGGCGACAATTGGTGGTTTAGGCGGTGCTCTGTTTAGCCCGTCATTACGCAGCATTTTAATTGCCGATCAGCCAAAGCACGTGCATAAGACGCTCTTCTCAATTGCGAATATGAGTGGTAATGCCGGAACGATTATCGGGCCGCTCGTCGGTTCGCTCTTTCCGATTCATTATTTTCCCGTGCTTAGTGTAGTGGTCGGGGCATTTTTTGCGCTGTTCAGCATTCTCGTTTGGAAGCTTCCGGCGCAGCCTGTCATCCAGCAAACCACGCTCTCATTTCAAACGAGCGTTAAAGAATTGTTACAGCAGCGCCCCTTTCTCATCGCCGTGTTCTGTATGATTCCATTTCATTTTATTTACCAACAGCTCTTTCTCACGTATCCGCTTGTCGCTCAAACGATGACAGGGAGCGGGGGGTGGATTTTTTCTGTGGTTACCGTTCTCGTCGTCGTATTTCAGCTATGGGTAACGAGAAGAACAAAACACTACTCGATTCGCCAGTCGTTGTTCCTCGGCTATGGGATCATCATTTTGTCAACCATTCCGTTGATGGTACACGAAGGGTTATGGTCACTCGTCATTTCGTTGGTCGGTATGGCCGGTGGGGTGATGGTCATGCAGCCAGCGTTTTATACGTACGCGGCGTCTCGAGCAACAGCCGGAACGCTAGCCATGTACCTCGGCTTTTCCAACTTGGCTATGGCAGTCGGTGGTGCTTTAGGAAATACGGCTGGAGGCTCTCTCTATGAGCAGCTTTCAACCGGAGGAAATGCAACCGGCTATTGGATCGTACTTGGCGCGGTGTGCCTGCTGCCATTGTGTGTGCCTGCGCGCTGGTGGAAAGACTCGAGCAGTGGGACCACAGTCATCCCGAAAGAGAAGACAAATGAACCGATGTCATGAAAATAAAGAACGTGTTATACTATTCGCATACACGAAAGGTGCGAACCATAAGCGCACATGAAATCCTCGGGAGGTTCGCACCAAATTTGTTAAACACAATAAATTTATTTGGTGTTTTATTCCATTTTAAATGGATAATAATGCCTAAATAAATTGATTTTCGATAAAAACGCTTCTTGAAAACCCATTTTATAGTGGAAAATCGCTGTCGCACCTCACGTAGGTGCGTGGATTGAAATAAATTATGTAAAGCGTTTGCGTAACATGTTTACGTCGCACCTCACGTAGGTGCGTGGATTGAAATGTGCCATTTTAGTCCTCTTGCGTCGTATAGTGGGTCGCACCTCACGTAGGTGCGTGGATTGAAATGTCTGATGACAGCAGCTTAGTTATGAATCACTTCGTCGCACCTCACGATTCCCTTTTGGGGTTTATACATATACGGTTTGTATCAGGATCTTCGTTGATTGCGATGATATGGAGGAAAGGCCATGGACCAACACTAACCGTTGCTTTGTTGTAGTTAAATCTGGAGAGAGGGGATAATCTCTTCTATCCTTCAATTTGGGCTTTGTATATTATAAGTCTGTCGCCTTCGTTAACAATAACTTGATCCAGTGACTCTGCATTTTTAATACGATAGATTTCAGTTCCTATTGGAAGTTTAGTAGACATACCATTTTCAAATTTTGTTCCTTTGGAATAATTACTCTCTATTACTCCTAATCGTTCACCACGTTCATCCTGGTTTTTTACTTCCTCACTTCGAGCATACACCCGATCATCGAGAACAAAAATATCCGCAGATTGATCATCCTGAATGATTTCTTTTGCCAAATTATCACCAGAACTCGTTGCCGTATTAATGTTTTTCCCCTCTTCACATCCTGAAATGAATATCATCAGTAGAATAAACAATATTTTTCTCATAAAATCACTCCTAAAAAACATAATTTATTGAATAGTTAGAAATTATATATTATATTTGTAGTAATTTCAAACAAAAAGGAGCTTTGATTTTCATGAAAATCATAAAATTCTTACCCCTGTATTAGTTGCTGCCCTGTTTTTAATTTCAAGCACAATTGCTCACGCGAACGAAAAAGAAGATTGGCATTTTTACACAAAAAACATGACTTATCAGTTGGAAAGTGGCATGGACTCACTTATAAAAAAAGGATGGAATAATGCTGTAGATCAATGGAATGATGAAGGGATGAATCTTTACACTCATCAATCTTCGGTTAATAGGTTAGGGACCATTAATGAAACATCGTCAACTCTATATGGAAGAATGACGACATATTATAACACTAAAACTGGTAATGTAACAAAATTTATTGGAGGATTGAACGTCGGAAACCCTAACATAACTGGTTCGAATGTTACGACAAGCACAGCGACACACGAAGTAGGGCATGCTATGGGACTCGCTCATAATAGTAAAAATTCAATAATGAACTCAGCAAGAGATAGATCTAAACTGTGGTTCCCCACCTCATATGATGTCGAAACAATGAATGAAATTTATGAGGATACCATTGGATGGGATTCTGCAGCTACAATTTTGCCTCAGCCTAAAATAACTGCAACAGATGTCAATTTAAGTTATGACTTTCCTGTGACCGACGAGCTAAAAGATATGGTTAGTGAGTCGGATGTAATTGTGATTGGGAAATATCAGGAAGGCTATGAAAAATGGAATATGTTACGTGAACTTGAAGATATACACAAAGAAAGTTCAGAAGGTTTTGTCGAAGGGAGGTTATTTGATTTTAAAATAAACAAAATTATTAAAGGTGATTTGACCGAAGATAGTATTGTGATAAATCATCGAGTCTCTGAAACCATCAATGTAGATATTTCTGAAAAAGCTGAGGGAAAAGTTACATTTCCAGATCCAAAATTTGTAAATCCAGAAACAAATGAGACATACTTGTTGTTTCTTAAACAAAACAAGGAATTAAAGAACTATTATGGAGCAATTGAGCCTTTTTCTGTAACTATTGACGATAATAACTCCGTTCTCTTACAAAGCAATTTAATTGATGAAAAAGAAATTAGTCAAAGCATTAAAGTAACTGAGGATTTTATGGCGCACAGCAATGCTGAAGAATTTATTGAAGACAGTATAACTGGAATGAAGTTGGATGAGCTTCTTGAAAAGATTCAGTTCTTAAAAAATTAGAATAATCCATTGACTACAATATCTTTGTTTCAGTTAGGTTGGGCGTGTCTTCAAAGAATTTATCGTGTTTATCGTACTAAAAACGCCAGCTGGTTCCTTCAAATTTTAGATTACCGCGGGCACTGGTATTTCGGTAACGGGTAAGTATAGGACCCTTAGCCGCTCGAGACATTGAATTTTTTAGACATGCCTGGCTCACCAAAAAAGCCCCTGAATTGGGGCTTTTTATATATCCTCGGCTTATGCTTAATTAATATTAATGACGTTTACCTTTCCATATCCTCCACTGATAAATATATATATTCCACAACAATGTAATGATCCCTAATTTCAACTGTCAGAAATATGTTGTCTAAGTTGCGCGGCACGCCAGATACTTTGTGGTACTGGCCGTCCTTCCGTTTCCAATACCGAATGGACACCCTCGCCCCTTCCTCTACAGCTTTCTTTAATAGTTGATAGTGCTCTTCTGCAAGCTCTTCTGCAATAGCTGGCGGCTCCTGCCTAGACGAGTCTTCGTAATGGCGTTGCAATGCCCGTTTATGCTCAGGCAATATGAACGAGTGTTCCCACAAGATATGATTAAAATCTTTATAATCACGAGGGTCTCTTTTCATGAAGCAGGTGCCACCTTTCGAACGCCAAGAATGTTCTCCTTGCGAAAGGTTCTTATTTTTCGCTTTGTTTGACACATCCCTCTAATGTATTGATCAGTGACCGCCAGTAACTTAACATTTCGCTTAGTAAAGCTGCCGTCGCCTGCCATACATATGATGTTGATCGTCTCACCTATTCGCAGCATTCAACTTAAGAGAACACTTGTTCTTATTATGTGCGAATGTTCGTTCTGTATTCAATGAGAATATTTTAACACTTTTACCAAAAATAATTTATTTATAGTACTAACGATAGTGCAATAAGAGTATAGAAAGTATGAAAAATTTCGAGACGATGTAAGCTGTACTTACCCTTGCGAAGGCACGCTGAACTAAGTCGGCATCTTTCTTCGATCCGGAACTGTAGCCTATGATTTCACAGTTGTAAAGATTAATCAAAATACAGAGGTAGTGCCAATGATTTTTCACCCGGACATACGTCAGATCACTCACGACAACACGTAATTCTTGTTCTTGATGAAAGGCTCTGTTCAACGCATTTCCTATCTCTGATGTGTTGCACGCCGCACGTTTCGGCTTAAACTGAGCCACTGTGTACTTTGACACTAGACATTGTTCTTTCATGATGCGACTTATTCGTCGTCGTGAGACGAACCAACCTTGTTTCTCAAGTTCTTTTTTGACTTTCCGTTGTCCATAGATATGCCAGCTCTTTTGAAAGATATCGACAATCAAAGAGGACTGCTCATCACGAATACGAGCTTCATAGTAATATGTGCTTCTTGGCAGTTGTAGCACGGCGCACATTGGTGATACCGAGTATTTGTGTTGGTTGTTTCGAATCAATATCTAATTTCGCCCCATGATGAGCGCGGCTTGCTTTTGTGACTAGTTTAGATAGTTTCTATACCACTCTCCAACTTAAAAGGGGATTTTAAGTTAACCTAAAATATATACAAAACTGTTAAAAAATAAACATTATCTTTTTTCCTTATGGCTGTTTTTATTTCCGGTTCTATTAGGCGTCACGAGCAAATTATTCTTAGATCACGGGACGAAATTAAACCAAGAGGACTTAAATCATCGACTGACAACTGGAAAGGATACTCATATATTTTCTATAGATGCGGGAGTGCCGTTTACTTTTTTAGGCTTCTTGTTAGGGGTCGCAATAATACCGATTTCAATCCTCGTGCTAATTCTGGTGTTTTCAAGAATAATCAGTTTCTTCAAACAAAAAACGCCTTATTAAGGGGATTAATTCCATTCCTTGAAAAGCCAATGGCGCGCCGATTAAGCAAAATTAAAAGGCATGAGCCCAGTACAATACCGAGTTCATGCCCAGTTAGCTGCCTAACGGAATACCCATGTCTAACTTTAGGGTCACTTCGTTTACGCATCCTCTACAGGTGCTTTCTATCTTGCTTTATCTTACGGCAGTCGCTTCGAGCTCGATGCCGCCTCGTGCTGATTGGTGGACAGTGACTGTCACAGATTGGGGCGCGATGGCTTCAACGATATCATCGGCGATGCGGGCGGCGAGCGATTCGCAGAAGCAGCCTTCTTCACGGAAGGACCAAAGGTAAAATTTTAATGCCTTTGATTCGATACACTTTTTGTTCGGGGTGTATTGAATCGTCACTTGGCCAAAGTCTGGTTGTCCGCTGCGCGGGCAGATCGCTGTAAATTCCAGTGCGCGGAAAGTAATCGTTTGTACATTTGCTGCGTCAAAGGCTTCATTTTTCAGCACCGTTTTTGCCTGTTCGACACTCTCAGGACGAGGCATCGGTCCAGATGATGGTAGCCATGATGTTTCCTTCATATAAATTCCCCCTAGTTTTGATAATGCAGGATGGTTTCGAACTGCAATCTCTAGCGTAACAGAAGCAACAGATTTTGTCAGGAGCTCTTCACCTTTAGCCGTCTTGCCCAGTATAAAAATGGCGTATCTATGAAGGCGACAATGAATTTAAGCACGTACGTTGAGACAAATATTTGCCACCATACAGAGGCCGGCATCGTTCCTAAGAAGGCAATGGAACAGAAGACGAGTGTATCAAGTAATTGGCTAATCATCGTACTGACGTTATTTCGCAGCCAGAGGCGCTTCCCTCCCGTCATGATTTTCAAGAAGTGATAAAGTCCGACATCAATCCATTGACTGACTAGGAAGGCAGCTAAGCTACCGAGGGCGATGCGCCATTGCAATCCGAAGATTGTGGCAAATGCATCCTGTACCTCCGCACCGTCTGCGCTAGGTGGAAAGAGAAGCGCCAGCTGCATAATGATGGTCATTAGCACTAACGCAAAAAAGCCGACCATGACACCGCGACGTGCTTCCTCTTTTCCGTATTTCTCGTTGAGCAAATCGGTCGCTAGAAAAATGGTCCCATAGGTGATATTGCCTAACGTCGCGACGATACCGAAGAGCTCAACGGTTTTGACGACTTGGATATTGGCAATGATGGTCGTGAACCCGATCCATACGAGTAGACCTGTTTTTCCAAAAAGTCGATATGTGATGAGTAGCATGAGAAATTGAATAAGCGCAAATATGAACCAAAACCCTTCTTGTGTAAAAGGAAGTGCCCATAAAGAAAAAAGCGTCATGTAAAAACCTCCAACATCGAATCAATTGATCGTACGTCTGACAAGGATTGACAAGGTCAAGAAGAATTATATCAGTTTTGTCAATGAAATGATTTTGGAAGCGCTATCTGTTCAGCAAAGGAAAAACGTAGTATCATCC
Encoded proteins:
- a CDS encoding YolD-like family protein yields the protein MKRDPRDYKDFNHILWEHSFILPEHKRALQRHYEDSSRQEPPAIAEELAEEHYQLLKKAVEEGARVSIRYWKRKDGQYHKVSGVPRNLDNIFLTVEIRDHYIVVEYIYLSVEDMER
- a CDS encoding matrixin family metalloprotease; translated protein: MAHANEKEDWHFYTKNMTYQLESGMDSLIKKGWNNAVDQWNDEGMNLYTHQSSVNRLGTINETSSTLYGRMTTYYNTKTGNVTKFIGGLNVGNPNITGSNVTTSTATHEVGHAMGLAHNSKNSIMNSARDRSKLWFPTSYDVETMNEIYEDTIGWDSAATILPQPKITATDVNLSYDFPVTDELKDMVSESDVIVIGKYQEGYEKWNMLRELEDIHKESSEGFVEGRLFDFKINKIIKGDLTEDSIVINHRVSETINVDISEKAEGKVTFPDPKFVNPETNETYLLFLKQNKELKNYYGAIEPFSVTIDDNNSVLLQSNLIDEKEISQSIKVTEDFMAHSNAEEFIEDSITGMKLDELLEKIQFLKN
- a CDS encoding queuosine precursor transporter; translation: MTLFSLWALPFTQEGFWFIFALIQFLMLLITYRLFGKTGLLVWIGFTTIIANIQVVKTVELFGIVATLGNITYGTIFLATDLLNEKYGKEEARRGVMVGFFALVLMTIIMQLALLFPPSADGAEVQDAFATIFGLQWRIALGSLAAFLVSQWIDVGLYHFLKIMTGGKRLWLRNNVSTMISQLLDTLVFCSIAFLGTMPASVWWQIFVSTYVLKFIVAFIDTPFLYWARRLKVKSS
- the queF gene encoding preQ(1) synthase codes for the protein MKETSWLPSSGPMPRPESVEQAKTVLKNEAFDAANVQTITFRALEFTAICPRSGQPDFGQVTIQYTPNKKCIESKALKFYLWSFREEGCFCESLAARIADDIVEAIAPQSVTVTVHQSARGGIELEATAVR
- a CDS encoding MFS transporter, which encodes MRSLRSRFEQWAIWKTYGWTATLLLILEFCITFTFFMFVPFISMYMTGGLGLSITFAGVLLAVRLIAQQGLMLFGGFFGDRFGYRKMMIIGFLCRGVGFAGLGLVTTPAWLLIMATIGGLGGALFSPSLRSILIADQPKHVHKTLFSIANMSGNAGTIIGPLVGSLFPIHYFPVLSVVVGAFFALFSILVWKLPAQPVIQQTTLSFQTSVKELLQQRPFLIAVFCMIPFHFIYQQLFLTYPLVAQTMTGSGGWIFSVVTVLVVVFQLWVTRRTKHYSIRQSLFLGYGIIILSTIPLMVHEGLWSLVISLVGMAGGVMVMQPAFYTYAASRATAGTLAMYLGFSNLAMAVGGALGNTAGGSLYEQLSTGGNATGYWIVLGAVCLLPLCVPARWWKDSSSGTTVIPKEKTNEPMS